AAGGAAGTATTTTAAACGTCTGCAGGTCTCAGAAAGTGGTGTGCTCCACCTGAGCTCCCTGGACCTCACTCTCACTtcggggagggagagaggaataGTGGCTCGCACCCGCTGCCCAGGCAGAAAGCTCCTGAGAGCACCTCGGGACCTGAAGTGGGCTCGAGGCAGTGCCTCCCTCCCGAGGCCCAGCCTGgcactgctccctcctccttgcTTTTCCACCAAGGTCCCTTCTCTCCCTGGGGCCCAGCTGTGGTGGTGGGGGACAACTGTCCTCGGCCCTATGCTTCACCCCTTCCTTCGCACTTGTGCTCTAGTTCCAAACTCGAACCCTAACTTTTCCTGGTTTCCATATCGCCAAACATCCAAACCTACTGGTTAAACACTGCACTGAAGTTTGGGCATGGCACTGGGTAGGAAATGATGGTCCTGTCCTATCTCAAGATTTCGAAACAGTTCCCATTCTGCATTTGCACAAACCTCCTGGAATTTttcagaagccagagatcagtgTACCCCGGGGTAACACAGAGCCTGGTGGTTAACGCGTGTTCTTGGGAAATAGGGCACAGTGTGCAAAATCCCCATGCCAATGCCTGCAGAGTGGGCACCTGAACCTCCCACGTTCCTGCTTGGTGCCTGAATCACTGCGGGTCCCCTCTTCCCTTCCAATCCAGCCTTGCTAAAACTGGTCCGGTCCTGCGGGAGGTGCTGATTTTGATGAATCaacattttccagagaaaaacgTGGCATTTGCCATTTCCCAACCCGTTCTAATTGAGAGCattcagaaaaagcaaacaagcaaacaaacaaaccaaacaatgGCAGGGCACAGGCAACTGGCTGCACTGCTCCGAAGAGCTGTCTGCTGGAGCGCTCCTCTCCTCGGGTCTGAAGCTTATCGTTTTGCAACTTCTTTCTCAGGGAAACGATTTACGGTTTAGCAGAACCAATTGGCAGAAAGAGGTGGTGTTTCTGGTTTCCTGCCCCCAGTTTTCATGTGTTCGGGGTCCCATCGTGGTCAGTGCTCCCATGACTGCTTGATGGGCTCTGTATGAGCACAGATGATCAGTTGTATTTTAGATGTCTCCCTTAGGGGAAGCATGGTTGCACCCATGGGCTCTAGAAGGAGCCTTGGTCACCAGCTGAGACCAAGCTCTCTACGCCGGAAACACCTACCAGCAAGGTGGTCCTACCTGTGACAGAAGACTAACACACCTTAGCCTATGCGTTCAGTTATATTTCCATGCTTCCCTCTTGCAATTGGCACTTCCTCCAATAAAGATATTCCTGTTTTCCCCTCATTTCCCTATGGAAACAACTGGATTTCAAGCCGGCACTGATGTAATGGTCTGGGAAGCTTTCCTGGGTATTTCTGTCCAGAAGGCAGGAACACCTGCAGTTTAACATGTCCCGCAGCGGACACAGGACTCGCAGAGCACTGGGGCAGGAGTTTCATCTTGCTGCACGGTAGATGGCTGTTCAAATTAATGCTGAATGCTTGGATGTTATGAGGAAGATTTCTGAAATGCAAATGCAACTCCGATTTCACTAACGGGGTCTCTAGACTCTTCCAGTCCATGCCATCCTCGGTCAGTCAGAGGTATGTTGAAAAGCTCTGTGCAGATTTTGACTGAAGCTATGGGAGAAGTGGAGCAGACTCCAAGCGTCTTGGATGCGCCTCTGCCAAGCAGTACCTGCGGATGATCTCTCCTTGGGGGCAAGGTCTGAGGAGGCTGCTGTGATTTCTGGAAGCAGTCACTGGCCTTGCATTTTGCTTGGAGTTGGTTGTTTGCTGCTCGTCTCTCCTCTCCTCTATTCTGCCAGCCCTCTGTCTTTTACTTCAGCACAGTTTTTTGATAACTTCTCAAGCCCTAAAATAGACCGTACCCCTTACCCTCtattccctcctctctcctccctttccaAGCAGCAGAGGAAAGCAAGATTACAGGAAAACATTACAGAGTGACTCATGTATCTCATTCCTAGAAAAGTCAGACAAGTGTTTCATAGACAGTTAAGGGCAATTCTGACTTTTGCTGAGCAAATTGCATATGTACTCACTTTCCACAGAGAGGCTTAGGAAACCTGGCCTATAAACGTACCCTCTCCCTGGTCCCCAGCCGAATGGGGAGCAGAGGAACAAACAGGCACCACCAGCCAATTTCAGCCTAGACACTGTTCACTCACAGTCAAAAGCTGCTGAAGGTTATCCACCCCTCCAAGCTGGACAACCACCCAGGAATTCTCTGTCAAAGGAGGGCCTTGTAGGAAGATATCAACTTGTGGAGACAAGTAGTTCATGAAACATCTAGGTTTCAGTGATTCAGGCCAAAACTGTAAGAAGGATGCTCCTGGACACTTGCCTGGTTTCTAATGCCAGCTTAGGACTCTGAGTTTCCAAACAGTGTGTCTCCAGGGACCTGAAGATGCCCCAGCTCTGGAGGTTTGAGTCTCCTGCATATAGAGAGGAAAACCAGAAAGTCCTAGCAATCCCCACTCTAGTGACAGCTCCTTCTGAATCAAGTGGGAATGATAGTTTctctaaaaacagattttttacaaaacaaagaaaaagtcttCTTTAGAAAATTTCTAACTTTGTCATCTTCCTTGGGTTCAATTCTTGGCTCTATCACACACTTCTTTTGCCATCTGGGTCACTTAAGGGTGTTTGGGGTTTTGTGTGTAAAACAGTGAAAGTACTATAGATACTTGTACATGTCATATATTCACCTGGTATCTAACAACCGTGGGGCTGGCTCCAAGCTACCATCTGAAATACAAAGAGTTAATAGAAAGGAAGACCCTCCTCTCATCTTAGCTAGACAAGTACACCTACGGTGACAGTAGTGTGGATACACACAAGAAACATCCCTTCTACCTCCGGTGGCTGGCAGAAGGGACCAAAGCAAAATATAGGGCGCTCTTGAGAATTTGCAGAAGTGCTAACTCTGTGGGTGCTCTCCTATAAAAGTCACCAGCTTATTCAATAAAAACGGTTATGAAACCTTTTCTGTCCAGACACTGATATTTCACTCAACCTTGCTGAGACCAAATCCTCTAAATATATAGGAAAATTTCAGGTGCTGGAGAACAGTGGATCAAGAGTCCTTTGTAAGAGGAGAGCATAATCCATCCAAGCCCAAGGGAAAGGCAGAGGTATCTCCACAGGACTTGACTATACCCCCTTTTCCCAGCTGTTTCCATCACCACCATACAGCATTTGGAAATGTGCAAATATCAGTCCAGCAGTCGGGCACTCGAGGCCATGTCCCCTCCTACGCCAcctctttctcttccatttttagGACTCCCAGCCTTTTCAATCAGTGCCAGAGAGGTATGTTCAGCAGATCTATCTCCTGATGACAGAGCCTTTTTGCCTACCTGCCTTTCGCGGGCCCATGAGCAGACCCCTGGCAGGCATGTTCAGGATTGCAGCCATAGGTGACATGGGTCCTGGTCCCAGACCGGCCTCCAGCAAGTCTGGGAtttccagctgcagagcagagcaatgCCCCACGAGGAAGACTTGCCGCACGCAATGCTCCTCTCCTCAGACATGCTTTCCCCTTGAGACCTTGCAAGCTGACTGAGAGGCCCTATCTCCTCTCTGCCTCTGGACTCAGGGCCACTTCTCCTTGGGGCTGATGGAGCGTGTGGAATTGCTGGAACCCCATTACGTGCCTAAATATAATGATGGCTTTACCATGAGCAATAGCTCCGgtatttttactgaaataacacaaACCCTGGTGATCTCATGGGGCACTAGCACAGCTAGAAGTGCTTCTGGGGAGCGTTCTTTAGAAACCACCAGAGCGATACACTGCGAGGCTTTGCGGGAGCCAAGTAACTTGGGAACAGCAAACTTCTTGCCATGCTTTCATAACCACAAAGTTTTGGCCCAAGGCTCCCTGTCACAGCTGCAGGCGCTGCTGCTGGTAATATGCAGTGGGGCCGGGCAAAGGGGTGACAGTGCAGGGAGAGGGGTGGACAGAGGGGAGAAGTGCGTGGATGGAGTGGTCTGGCACCTGGAGGAGAGGTCCCATGCACGAGGCTCTCCTGCAGCGTGAGGGAGACAGTACGGAGGGCCATTTGGCAGCTCTTCTTGTGCAGCCCGGACAGGCAGCTGCTCTTCTAGCCTTTCGGCTTGCAGCAGTTTCACCAGATTTGTGCTCACGATGGAAGTGGGAGCTGTACTTCTGGGAGGGACCAGAAAGGCAACATCCATCCGCAGGGCTCCAGTGGTACAAGAGGCTGTTAAAACCACAGTCTCCTCCCAGACCAGCTTTCAAAAACTGCCACCAGCAAAATTCAGCCCGGACCACCGCTGCCCCCTCTCCCAGGCTGTGCATGGCTGCAGGGGGATGGACAGTGCCATGAAATTCCTGGTTATCGGCAATCCCCAATTCCTCAAGGATGACTTTGCATCAGAGCAGAGGGGACTACACTTTCGGGAGCATGTTTCTAAAAGCCCCTGCTTTCCTAATGCAAAACAATGCAAACGAAACTGCCAGCCCAACCGGGATAAACCCCCAGGAGGGAACGTACCAAAGCAAGGTACCTCGTGGTGCATTTTACCCCCCGGACGTGACAAAGGCGGTGTGTTGAGGCTGGACCTGCGTCAGAGCACTCCTGGCACGGGATACGCAGCCTGGCCCCTTTATGGAGGGGAGACAGGGAAAGCTGGACTTGTGGGTGCGAAAACAAGAGAGGAACAAGCTGGTCCAGCAGACAGCATTACCCCGCTCGAGGATCAGCAGCCGCTACGTGGGCTGCATGCACCACAGCTCAGCCGTGAGCGTCGACAGCAATCAATGCGTGCCGGCAGCAGACAGCTCAGGGAAACTCCTTTTGGCTGAAATCTGCTTTCTATACGTGATTTGTCAAATACCTGTGAATAACAAGCACATCTTGTTAAAGGACCCTGCTTGGGCCACTGGCAAACAGAGGAGAGAACTGGATACGCTTTTTAAATTGGTCATGGTGGTTGGCCCTGATTTTTCTCTGTACAATTAACCGATGACTTAATTCTTTGCTTAATCTGAACTATTTCCGTCTTGTATCTGAGGAAGCTCAGTTTCTCAACTGCCTTTCTATATTTGGGCTGTGAACTTCAGGAAGTTGGTCAGCATGAAATTTCCATAGATATTCCTTAGCAATATTTCCCTAGAAAGATAagtctcattcagatttttctgcCCTCTCCACCTCATCCACAAGGCACCAGGGATACGAGGGTGCTCTGTGCACCCACTTTAGCACTGTGTAATCCTCCTCCCTAAATCCCAGGCAGTTCATCTGGATGGCAGAAAAATAGTGTTAAACAATGGGTGGCTCCAGGCATATCTGGTACCTTTTAAAACTGACTTACCAGAGCACAGACAACAAACTCCTGATATAAATGCTAACGCCCCCACCCCAAGAGATGGATGCATTAAATGGCACGATGCTTTGAACAGATTCACAACATTTATTCAATTGCTTTGAAGGTGCAATAGCATAAGTGCATGTTTCTCCCTTTCACCCACGTCTCCCCGCTGCTGGCCTCTCTGCTAGTTGCAATAGTTTTCCAGTTGGTAGAGGGAGCACGTGTTATGGCAGCATTGCTCAACAATTCCTCTCTTCACTTTCTCATATTCCTCCTGCTGGAACGGCAGCTCTTCTGCCTCGCCACGCAGTAGCCCACtcactgccaggaaaaaaaaaaaagataagctgTGGGACTCCATGCAACATCAGCCCTTGCTATCGAGCTCTGCAGAGACCCCCCTTTAGACACCGTAACTGGCCAGAGCAGGCTGGAAAATGGGAGGACCACTGCAAAGATTTCCCCatgctgatgctgtttgtagCACCTTCGGGCTCTGTGTTTCTGCTCCAGAAAGAATCTGAAGGTGCATGAAAGAAGCCAAGCTGCGCAGATATTGGCAGCACGAGGGACAAAGGGACGCGGAGGTTTTATTGAAGCAGCCATGTGGAGAAGAAGAGAAACCCTGTACCCTCCCTGGGGTGAGCAGCTAGTAAATAAGATGATAAAATGGGCTTGTCTGCTCCACAGGGATGAGTTGCTTGGAAGTGCAGCACCCCTTGGGCAGTGAGCCGGAGCAAACAGCGACGACATCCGTGGGACTGCAAGGAAGGGTTTGTCCCAGGGCTGGATGCATTTCCCAGCTGGTCCTGAACAGCCTGCTCATGCTTGCTGCCTGGAGGTAGCCTAGAGCTGATTGCAGAAGCGTTTGTGTGTGTCCGTGCTCACAGCTGGGGACAAGTTTTAAAAGGAATGCTAAATTGGGGTATTTGGACACACACAAACCTCAACAAAATGTGTCATTTGCTGATGGGAGCTTGAAAACTTGTCAAGAAAACCGTTCAGGTTTTAGCCGCctgctgaaaacacagaaaataaagcagtgaTTTTCCTACAGGAAGAAAAGAACCCCTGACAACCACAGTTGTTTCAGGACTTGGGAGGGTTGTATGGCTAAATCAGGAGGTCTTCAGTGACTTCAGTACAAAAAGAAAGTGCATGGAAAGCGAGGATAAGATGAGGTTTCTAGGGCAGTATAAAAGTATAGCACAAGATGCAAAATCCCAAAGTCCCCAAAGCATAATGTAATGAGCAAGACCCAAGAGTGACAAGAAATCATTGTGTTAGTGCGCTGGGAGGAAAACTTAGAAAAGATTTATTCCAACATTTCATGGAAGAGGATATATCTAGTGGATATTTCGTGATTTACTCATCTTCATCCTTCAGGTCAGCTGGGAGATGGTAAGTACAACCAGCTCATGTGACAGAGATGTATTGGCTCAGGCTAAAATATTGGGAAAAGAGCTAGAAAGTTCTTAGATCTTTCAAGTTGGTTGGCCCTAATGAAATTGTCCCTACAATATTTAGAGAACTGGGTAAAAAAGCTCTCAATCCATGTGTGATGGTCTTCAGAAACATCTAAAACAAATCAAATAGTCCAGCTGACCTTTcagaaaaaatcacagaaaatcaGCTACTTATCTTTTATGACATTATCTTGCTTCACCTTCCTAAGACCTCTGAGACTGTTTCACAGGACAGTTGCATACATATACagatgtgtatatgcatatatggaTACAAATGAAACCGCTATTTGGTGAGAGGAGGATGGGTGGGACAGCTGTATTGTAGTTAGAGTAGGTGATATAATGGATCATCTTTGAGCTAGAGGGTTAAAATGAGTGGGACTTGGCAGGGGTCTCTTCTGCTCCGGGTGCTATTCAAAATCTCCATTAGTAACTCAGAAGATGGAGGAGAGAGTGTGCTTGCTGAATTCATAGAGGACATGAAGCTGAGAGGAACTGCGAGTACCCATCTCCCAGGGGAGACATCATTCTTGCGTTACAGCTTGAGCGCTGCAGGTCCTGGCTGTGTCTAGATATGAATGGGAAACACAGTGTTCAAAGGCAGCTGTCCAAAATGCCTCATCCCACCTACCTTCGCATTCAGATACGAAGTGCTGGAACCTGGGGCAGGGATTCGGCACAGAGGGGGTTGCAGGCAACGTTTCTGTCTGAATCCTGCCTCCCCCGCTTTTGCAGGGAGCAATGAAGTAAAAGGGTAAAAGACTTCAGTTTGCCACAGAGCATTTTCAGTTACCATAAGCAATATTTTGAGCCTGAGACCTTACACAGCTTGCTATTATGCTTCATGAAATAAACACGGGTTCTGTCACTCTATGTCTTCTGACTTCCCTGTTCCTCTAAGTGTTTGGTAAAAGCAGCTTTTATGAAAGATAGCTGGGTGGGGGACATGGCTGTTGGTGGCAGATGGATGCAGCTGGTGGAGAGCTCCTCTGCCTCCAGGGAGAGGATGCGGTGGCACAGGAATCAGTCTGAGGATTATCCAGTCATAAGAAAGGTTGTGGTCCCTGTGCAATGCTCTTGCCCTCTGGCTCCCTCCTCTGATGTCCCTGCACCTACACCACCCGATGGTCACCAAGTCATGGAAATGCAGCATTTCCAATAGGTCCCTGTATGGCATAATGCCCCAAACACCATTCCTAAGTGACAGCTCAGGAAGGGGATAAGTGTCAGATACAGAGCACTGAAGTTGTGTTTTTTACTGTtatgtttcttttctgcaaatcTGTTTCCAATTTTGAAATTTAACTGTTGATAGAAGACATTTGctcgctgcctgcagctcctctggaGTTCAGACTCGATCACAAGCAAAACTGAGAAGCACAGGAAATGCTGTTTCCCAGAAACAAAAAGTTCAGATAAAGCATTTAGGACAAGTTCAGGAATCTCCAGAGCTGTTTGGAAGCTGgtagcttccagagtgggattaGACAGAAACGCCTGCCTTGGTGGCCCACAGTCTAGTCCATCTGGGGACAGGGTAGGTGACAGAGAGCAGAGTATCTCTGTACTGCCAAAATTGCATTTTCCTTGCTACCAATTTACAAAACAACTgctccactaaaaaaaaaaaaaaaaaaggcaaaataaacaaacaaacccatcTCATTTATTATGGTTTTGCAGAATGTCagctttttgctttcttaatCTGCTATACACCATAAGGTTAAGATGGACACTGGCTCCATCACAACATACTCTAGCTAATCCATTTATCACCGTGAAATAAGAGACAATATAAAGCAGTGGGGGGCTGCAAGCCTGCTGAAGGGCAAGATCAGAACTCAGTATTACCTTGGAAAACTATAGAAACACTCTGAAAAGACAGGATGCCATTCAGTAAGACTCGGGTAAGATGCTAGATGTAGGCAGGAAGACTCCATTGCGCACACAGGACAAGGGATGGACAGTCCTTCAAGGACCACTGGTACATCGGAAGGCAGAGCCAAAGGACCCCAGGGGAACAACGATCACCGCCAGTCAGCAGTGCAGTGCTGCTTTGAAAAAGGCAAACCACATGCATAGGCAGGAAAACTGGGTGAAAAACATGACTTCATTCTTCCAGTTTCTTCTTCGCTCTACTTGTTGGTGATAATGCCTCAGCTGGAATCCTGTGCACTTCTCCAGGCATCACAGTTCAAAAAAGATGTGGAGCAAATTGAGAATGATTTGCATGGACAGAGATCTAGAAGACATGACCTAAGAAGGCAGACTGGGGAAGTTGAGGGGATTTAGCTGAGAGCGCATTGAAGTTAGACATGGtaacagtctttttttaaaagtatgaaCAGCATTTTGAAAAGTAGCCATAAAGAGGAAAGCAGTAGACTCTTCCCCATGTTCACTATGGAGAAGGCAAGGAATAATTTACAGCAAGGGAGATTCAGGTTAGATGTTAGGAAGAAATATTTCAAGAGGAAGGTCAGCTGAGCATGGGAACAGACAGTTTCAGAAAGCAGGAGGATCTCCCTCACCGGAGGTTTTAAAGAGCATGCTAGACAAGCATGGGTCAGGAATGATACAGGGATAACTGATCCTGCCCTGGGGCAAAAGGAGGGCTTCTTGAGTTCTTTCCACCTTTACTTTCTATGGTCACTTCCAGGCCCATGTAATGGCCACACAAGGCTGAGATGGGCGCTGTTTTTAGCTTCTGATTTCCAAGAGACAGGCAGACAAGCTTAAGCTTTCATTGACAATTCCTTCTGCCTCATAAatcctctttctctgccttccctcccacCTGCCTTTTTAACCTGAAGAGCTTTTCATTGGCAATATGATGCTTTTGGTATTTTAAAGGTATTCTTGCCATTCACCATTGAGGACATTACTGCTGTCACTGTCCAAGATAGGCCATGGCCTTTTACACCACATAGTATACAACTGCGGTCACAGTTGGTGGCTGGACTCCTGGTTGCCACCAGAGAAAAGGAGCATATTACTGTAATTAACCCGTACCCCTATGCTGCACACATTCCTCCCCTCTGTGCAGAAGGGCACCTCTAGCATATCTGGGACTCCTCTTTTGTCACAGACCACTCTGAAGGGAGAAGCAGCTTGTTACGACCAAGCAATATCTTCACCAAGTGTCTACACAGAGCGTGTGAGTTCCTGCTTGAAGAGAACTTGTTCAAACAGCAAAAGAGCTGGCAAGGCACCttgccaggctgctggggagTCCTCACTTACCTAGAGGCTGTTCAATGTCCCGCCGGGCTTTGGGGGAGTAGAAGAAACCCCGCTCTCCACACACCAGATAGAGAGCCTCCACCAAGTGGGAGCCGCAGAGGTGCTGGTTGGCAGCTGCGTGGCTGGTCCCAGGGCCAGAGAGAGCGAGAAGggccaggagaggcagagatCGGATCCAGAGAGCCATGGTAACTGGGCCAAGACCAGGGGgtaagagggagaggagagacaggGAGAGCTGCAAGGGAGAATCAAGTTGTCATCAGGCATCTTATACCCTTCAGCTCCTTTGGCACAAACCTGAGACCAAAGAAGCAGATGGACTCTCTGAAGATCCTCTGGCTAGAGAGGGAAGGACAGCTTTACGCATCAGGCTTTGCAAGTCACAGAAAATGACTAATAATTGTAGCCAACAGTCCATATCCACCCAAATGCTCCTGTCAGtcctgccctccctgctcacTTCCTCCAAAGAGCCAAACTGGGCCCCAGTTGCCTACATATGGGgtaaccagcagcagcagctgccctgcaTCCCACCCCTCGCTCAGAGCTCTGGGGCGGCGCTGTCAGGGGGAGACTCTGTGAAATTTGCAGGATTAAAATCCAGGTGCCTTTTGCAGTCAGGATCTGTGACTGCATTCGGAGGGCCTCTCTCAGGCTTAGTGTTAGAGACTGCAGCGCAAGCTCAAATCTTGGATGTACCAGCACTGGCAAAAACTGCTCCGCCCCGAGGCTGGACTCCTGAAGGGGAGCCTGTTTGCTGGAAGACTCATTGCGCTGAGCCTTCTGATGTACCTGCCCAGGAGAGCAGAGATCAGCAGATGTCTTCAGGGGAAAAACCCTCTGTGCCAAGTCAGAAGGGGCTGTTCTTTATGAGGGCCCAAAAACAACGCAATGTGCTCAAGGACCTGAGAAGACCTCATTTTCTTGGACTAGCAAGCCAACATTTGTCACTAACAGCTACATCCACTTGAGAAAACAGCATCATAAAACACAGGTAGAAGATAAAAGGAGGTAATTGGACTTACCCGAAGAAGTATCAGCAAGTGATGGAGAGAAGTTTGCTCCTGGAGGTGAAGACTGTTTCCCATCCTCCGTTTCCCATATTTATATGCTTTACATTAGCCCAAATGGCACAAGATCTAATCAGAAGCCCGCCTTCTCAGTGACGCCCTAGCCAAAATTTTTGCTGTTTGAGCACATTAAGTTCTTGCTACATAGTATCAACAGGTCTTTAGGCAAGTTAAGATGGAAGCAACAGTTTGCAGTTTCCATCTCATTTCGTCCGACCTGTTTTTGCTTCCCCACAGCTCTGTCCTGAGCCATCAGCAACCCTTTTAGCAGGAGGTAATGGTGCTATTACAGCTGTAATGATTACACTAATGCTGGCAATAGGTACTGCTGGCATTGAGTTGGCCAACAGCCTGTCTGCCTCAACAGCTGTTTCTGAAGTGCAAAATTAAAGGCAAACATGTTAATATGTTTGATTAATATCACCTCAGCAAGTATGCTGCAATGGGACCAAGTTGTCAGTGAGACCATGCCACTGTCAGGTGttgcagaaaagaaaacacattattgCAGTGAAGGCTATCTGAGGCCCCACTCACAGCCCATGCAACGCAGAGCTGGACACATGCACCCAGGGCTTGGGCTGGGGGAGGAAGAACATCTGCATTTTGCAGGAAAAGGTGGATGATGGTTTTAGCCCAGTGCGGGGCCAAAAATAtaaattttgaaatttttcatTAGGGAAAATAAGCCTTCCCCCCCTTCTCCCACTGAAGGCGGGTTCCCTCCTTTATCTGAGAGGTACCCATTCATATTCCTGTTTGGGATTAGAGAGCAATCTCTGCCTTTTACAGCTGAGAGCTCTGGACACCTTGACTCTTCTGTTTCTGGATGTACTAGAAACTCAGATCTCCAGCAGAGTGAGGACATTTGCTCGTCAAGGCTGCTGTTCTGATGAACATCAGCCCAAAGTTCCCATGATGTGGGGCGGGAAGGGGTCACTCTGCATCTCTAGCAATGGTGGCTAAAAAGATAAAGCAGGTATTACTGGTTTGTCTATC
This is a stretch of genomic DNA from Apteryx mantelli isolate bAptMan1 chromosome 4, bAptMan1.hap1, whole genome shotgun sequence. It encodes these proteins:
- the INS gene encoding insulin yields the protein MALWIRSLPLLALLALSGPGTSHAAANQHLCGSHLVEALYLVCGERGFFYSPKARRDIEQPLVSGLLRGEAEELPFQQEEYEKVKRGIVEQCCHNTCSLYQLENYCN